In the Streptomyces fradiae ATCC 10745 = DSM 40063 genome, ACGCGGATCTCGCCGCCCAGCAGCGTCTCGATGCGGCGGTAGTCGTCCTCCGGATGGCCCTCCGGGCGGAGCAGTCCGACGGTGGTCATGCAAGCCTCCAGTTCTGACGGGCGCGGATCGGCATACCCCGCGCCGTACCGGGTAGCGGCGCGCCCATGGCTCGTACAGCTCGTCGCACAGACAACAGGAACAGGGAATCAGGATCGGTGAGACGCCGCTCGTTGCTCCTCGGCACGGCGGCGCTCGGCGTGTCGGGGGGCCTCGGCGCCGCCGGGTGCGCCCGCGTCCCCACGGGCAACGCCCTGGAGCGGCTGAAGGCGCAGGGGACCGTCCGCCTCGGGATCGCCGGCGAGGTGCCCTACGGGTACGTGGACGAGCAGGGCGCCTTCACCGGGGAGGCGCCGGAGCTCGCCAAGGCCGTGTTCGGGCGGCTCGGCATCCCCGGCGTCCAGCCCGTGGCGACCGACTTCGGCTCGCTCATCCCCGGTCTGAACTCCCAGCAGTTCGACGTGGTGTCCGCCGGCATGTACATCACCAAGGAACGCTGCCGGCAGGTCCTCTTCTCCGATCCCGAGTACCAGATGCTCGACTCCTTCGTCGTGCGCAAGGGCAACCCCCTGGGGCTGCGCTCGTACGAGGACGTGGTGCGCCGGCGGGCCCGCCTCGCCACCGGGGCCGGCTACGCGCAGGGGGCCTATGCCGTGGCGGCCGGGTACCCCGAGAAGAGCCTCGTCATTCTCCAGGACCAGGTGGCCGGCCTGAACGCGGTCGAGTCCGGCCGCGTGGACGCCTTCGCCGCGACCGCCCTGACCGCGCGCCAGGTGGTGCGCGGCAGCGGCAGGACACAGGCCACGGAGGCGTTCGCCGCGGTCGTGGACGGGCGCCGCCGGGTCGACGGCGGCGGTTTCGCGTTCCGCCGCACCGACACCGACCTGCGGGACGCCTTCAACGCCGAGATCCACCGGATGAAGAAGAGCGGGGAGCTCTTCCGCATCATGAGCCGCTTCGGCTTCACCCGCGACGAGATGACCACGCTGACCGCCGAGGAGCTGTGCCGATGACCATGGGGCTCTGGCAGAACTGGGTCCTGCCCGGCATCTGGGTCACCGTCCAGCTGCTCGTCTACAGCGCGGCGCTCGCCGCGGTCGTCGCCTTCGGCGTCGGCATGGCCCGCACGCACCGCTCCCGGCCGGTGCGGTTCGCGGCCACCGCGTACACGGAGGTGTTCCGCGGCGTCTCCGCCCTCGTGCTGATGTTCTGGCTGTTCTTCGTGGTGCCGCCGCTGCTGGGCTGGCAGCTGGTGCCGATGTGGGCGGCCGTGCTCGCGCTCGGGCTGTCGTACGGCGCGTACGGCGCCGAGGTGGTGCGCGGCGGGCTCGCCGCCGTACCCGAGGCGCAGCGGGAGGCCGGCATCGCGCTGAGCCTCACCCCCTGGCAGCGGATGCGGCTGGTGCTGCTGCCGCAGGCGGTGCCGGAGATGCTGCCGCCGTTCTGCAACCTGCTCGTGGAACTGCTCAAGGGCACGGCGCTCGTGTCGCTGCTCGGCGTCGGCGACGTGTCGTTCGCCGCGTACCTGGTGCGGCTCGCCACGCAGGACAGCGCGCGGATCTACACCCTCGTGCTCGTCGTCTACTTCGTCCTCGCCCTGGGCGTGACCCGCTCGATGAAGGCGCTGGAGCGCCGGGCGAAGGCCAACCTGGGGGTGGTGGCCAAGTGAACTGGGACTGGTCCGCGGTGGCGGACTTCATGCCGCGCTTCCTCGACGGCCTGCTGGTCACGCTGCAGGTCCTCGTACTGGGCTCGCTGATCTCGTTCAGCCTGGGCCTCGTGTGGGCGGCCGGGCTGCGCGCCCGGACCCGGCTGGTGCGCTGGCCGGTGACCGGCTTCACCGAGTTCGTCCGCACGACGCCGCTGCTGGTGCAGCTGTTCTTCCTGTACTTCGTGCTGCCGGAGTGGGGCGTGCAGTTCTCCGCGCTCGTCACCGGCACCCTCGCCATCGGCCTGCACTACTCGACGTACACGGCGCAGGTGTACCGGGCCGGCATCGAGGCCGTGCCGCCCGGCCAGTGGGAGGCGGCGACGGCGCTCAGCCTGCCCGCGCACCGCACCTGGCTGGCCGTGATCCTGCCGCAGGCGCTGCGCCGCGTCACGCCCGCGCTCGGCAACTACGTCATCGCCATGCTGAAGGACACCCCGCTGCTCGCCGCGATCGGCGTCCTGGAGATGCTCCAGCAGGCGCGGCTGGAGAGCGCCGCCACCTTCCAGTACACCGAGCCGCTCACCGTCGTCGGTGTCGCCTTCGTCCTCATCGCCTATCCGGCTTCCCTGCTGGTCCGCACCCTGGAGCGCCGTCTTGTCCACTGAACTGATCCGCTTCTCCGAGGTGACCAAGCGCTTCGGGGAGAACACCGTCCTGGACGACCTGTCGTTCACCGTCGACGCGGGCCGGCACGTCACGCTGATCGGCCCGTCCGGCTCGGGCAAGACGACGATCCTGCGGATGCTGATGACGCTGGAGCGGCCCGACGACGGCACGATCGAGGTGGGCGGTCAGCGGCTGTTCCCCGCCGACGAGAAGCGCCGCCGCGAGGTGCGCAAGGGCATCGGCATGGTGTTCCAGCAGTTCAACCTCTTCCCCAACATGTCCGTGCTGCGCAACATCACCGAGGCACCCGTGCGGGTGCTGGGGATGAGCCGGGACGAGGCCGCCGAACGGGCCCGCCGCCTGCTCGACATGGTCGGCCTCGCCGACAAGGAGGACGCCCGGCCGTCGCAGCTCTCGGGCGGTCAGCAGCAGCGCGTGGCCATCGCGCGGGCGCTGGCGATGCGGCCGAAGGTGCTGCTCCTGGACGAGGTCACCTCGGCCCTCGACCCCGAACTGGTCGCCGGCGTCCTGGACCTGCTGAGGGACATCGCGCGGAGCACGGACATCACCATGCTCTGCGTCACCCATGAGATGAATTTCGCCAGGGACATCTCGGACGAGGTTCTCATGTTCGACTCCGGGCGGGTGATCGAATCCGGTCCGCCGGAGAAGATCTTCACCGCCCCGGACCACGAGCGCACCCGCGAGTTCCTCGGCGCGGTGCTCTGACCTCGTACTCCTCCGCCCCGCCGTGCCGCCGGCACATACCGGGCGGGTACGCCATGGCGCGCACGGCGGGGCGGAGCGGCCTTCTGGCCAACGGGTGGCCCGTAAGCGGCCCTTGGCGGTTATCGTGGTACGGAAGCTTGCGGTCACAACCTGGTAGGGGGAAACCGTGGCGCTGAAGCCCGAGCCGACCGCCCCGTTCCATTCGGTGCAGTACGCCCTGCGCGTGCTCGAGACGGTGTCCCGGCACGGTGGCGGGGTCACCGACGCGCAGATCGCGCGCGAGACGGGCCTGCCGGCCGCGCACCTGACGCCGCTCCTGCGGATGCTGCGCCGGGAGGGGTACGTCGAGCAGGTCGCCGACGGCGCGTACATCGTCGGCGACTCGCTGGTGCTCCTCGGCTCCGGGATCACGCGGCGCGAGGCGCTGGAGGCGAAGCTCCAGGAGACCCTCACGGAGCTGCGCGACTCGGTCGGCGCGGCGGTCTACATCAGCCGGTACATCGACGGCGAGGTCAAGATCACGCAGATGGCGGACGGGCCGCACACGCCGAAGGTCAACGAGTGGGTGGACTTCCGCTCGGCGGCCCACGCCAGCGCGGTCGGCAAGTGCCTGCTGACCCAGCTCGACCAGAACGGCCGCCGCGACCACCTGGCCCGGCACAAGATCGCCCGGCTGACGTCGCGGACGATCACCAGTGAGCGGGGGCTCTTCTCCAAGCTGGACAGCCAGCCGCCGACCGTCCCCGTCCTGGACCTCCAGGAGTACGCGGTGGGCACGGTCTGCGCGGCGGTGCCGCTGACCGCCGGGTCGTCGGTCGGCTGCCTCGCGCTCTCCCTGCCGATCGAGCACGCCCACCGGCTCCGCTCGGCGGCCGACACCCTGAACCGCAAGGCCGCCCCGGTGGTGCTGTCGCTGGCCCTGTGAGGGGGCGGGGGCGGTACGGCCTGGGTGGGTGGGGCGCGGGCGTTTCTGGGGCTGGGGCTGGGGCTGCGGCTGTGGGGCTGTGGGGCGGGCGGGAGCCGTGGGGCGGGTGGGCGCTGAGAGGGGGGCGGAGCCTGTGGGACGGACGGTGGTCGGGAGCACTCCTGAGGACCGGGTAATATTACTTCCGTCAGCAGGCGCCGCTAGCTCAGTTGGTTAGAGCAGCTGACTCTTAATCAGCGGGTCCGGGGTTCGAGTCCCTGGCGGCGCACAGACAGGTGGGGCCCCTCGCGGAAGCGAGGGGCCCCACTGCTTGTCCGGCGGGCCTCAGCCCGTCGGCTCGGCCGAGGCGCCGACCGGCAGGGCGTGGCCCTGGTAGAACGCCACGGACAGGTCCCGCACGAAGTCCTTGCGCTCGTAGTCGTCCAGGTCGACCAGGCCCCGCTCGGTGAGCCGGCGCACCATGTCGTCCACCGCGTCGACGACGGAGCCGAGCACCACGTCACGGTGCTGGGCGTCGATCGCGGCGATCCGGCGGCGCCGCATCGCGGACGCGATCTCCGGGGCGTACTCGATGCCGGTCGGCTGCACCGAGAACACCTCGATGCCGGCCGGCGCGCACTCGGCGGCCACCATCCGCGTCATCGCCTCGCCGACCGCGTCCGCGTCCCGCAGCGTCGGCTCGCCCCCGTGGAACACGTCGGCCGGCAGCCGGGACAGGACCCGGGCCAGGGCGGCCTCCACCTGCTCGCGCAGGTACCGCTCGTGGTCGTCGACCGCGAGCGCCGCCCGCAGCGTGTCCCGCACCCGCCACACCACCAGCACGACGACCCGCAGGGCCGTTCCCTTCGCGTCGACGGCCGGCAGCGGTTCGCTGCGCCAGTGCCGCAGCCGCACGTCCAGGCGGCGGCGCAGCAGCAGCGGGCTCACCCACAGCAGCCCGGTGCGGCGCACGGTACCCCGGTAGTCACCGAACAGGGTGAGCACGGAGGCGTACCCGACCTGGCCGCGCACCAGCCCGCCGAACGCGAACAGCACCAGCAGCACACTGAGCGCCAGCAGCACCGCCGGGCCGGCGGTCGGCCCCTCGTACACGTGGAACGGCAGGCCCAGCAACCGGCCCACCCCCTCCGGCAGGGCACCCGACCACCAGGCGACGAGCCCGCACGCCGCGAGCGCGAGGGCCCCGGCGGCCAGGCCCACCCATCCGGGCAGCGCCAGCGCGTCCCGCTCGACCGGCCCGCCTTCGGCGCGGGCGGCCCCGCGCCGCTCCCCCGCGTGCCGCCCCCGCCTCCCCCGGCCCACGCCCCCGCCTCCGGTGCCCCGCGCCAGGGGCGCGGCGTCGGCGGTACGGGAGAGGAGCCGGGGGGCGGTGCTGCGGTGGCCCTGGAAGGCCGCTTGGGGGGTGGCGGTGGGAGTGGGGGCGTGAGTGGGGGTGGAGGTGACGGCGTGGGTCGGGGTGAGGGCTGGGGTGGAGGTGACGGCGTGGGTCGGGGTGAGGGCTGGGGCGGGGGTGGCCTGGGGGGTCGGGAAGGTGTGGGGGGTGTCGGTGGTGCGGGGGTGGTCGGCAGCGCGGGGGATGTCGCCGGTGTGGGGGGCTGAGGCCGCTTCGGTGGTGCGGGGCGGGTTCGGGGTGGCGGCGGGGCTGGACAGGACGGTCCGCAGGGGGGCCGTGTCCCGCGCGGTCACCGGCTGGACGGCGGCGGGCCGGACCGGGGCGGAGGGGGTGCCGGCGGGGCGGGGGCGCTCACCGCGCTCCTCCCCCGCCTGGCCGGTGGGGTCACCGGGCGCCGGGTTCCGGTGCGGTGCCCGGTGTCCGGGCTCCGGGTTCCGGTCCGGTGCCGCGGCCTCGGCCTCGGCCTCGGCGGGCACGTTCCGGGGCCCGGCGGCCTCCGGGCTCGCGGGCGCGTCGCTCCGCTGTGCGTCCGCCTCGGGGCCCGGCGCGGGTGGGGCACTGGGGGTACCCGAGGGCGCTTCGTGCCGGGTGCCGGGCGGGTCCGGCGGACCGACCGGGCCGACCGGGCCGACCGGGCCGACCGGGCCGGGCTCGGGGGCGGCCGCCCGGCGCGCGGGGTGCGGGGCCGCCGTGCGGGTGGGCTCGGGCGCGGGGGCGGCTCCGTCGGCCGGGGGCAGGCCCGACTCCACCGGGCCGGGGGCCGTGAGGGTGGCTGCGGCCGCTGCCGGGACGGCTGCGGCCTGGTGCCGGGCGTCCGGTGCCGCCGTCCGTACGGGAGGGGGTTGCCGTTCCGGACCCGCTTCGGGGGTGGGCGCCGGGCCGGGACCGGTACGGGGCGGTTCCGCCGCCGTGGCCGCGGTACGGGACGTCTCCACCGGGGTGACCGGCCCCAGGGGCTCGGGCTGCTGTGACGGGAGGGGTTCCTCCGCGGGTGGGGCGGCATCCGCCGGCGGGGCGGAGGGCGCCGAAGGCGCGGGGCCGTCCGCGGGTGCGGGGCGCGTCGCCGTGGCCGGGCCCTCCGGCGGGGTGGGGTGGGTCATCGGGGCGTGGGTCGCCACCGGGGCCTGGCCCGTCGGCGCGTGGGCCGTCGGCGCGTGGCCTGTCGGCGCGTGGCCCGCCGTGGGGGCGGAGGCCGCCGTAGGGGTGTGGCCTTCCGGCGAGGGCGGGGATGCCGTCGTGGCGGAGGCCACCGAGGCCGGAGCCGCCGTACCGGGCGCCGCCGCGGTGAGCGCCGTCGTCAGGGGTGCCGGACGGGGAGCCGGCGAGGGTGCTTCCGGTGACAGGGCCGAGGCGGCCGGCGCCGGGGTGGCCGGGGCGGGGGCTTCCGGCGCGGGGGCGGGCCGCACGGGGGCGGCCGAGGGTGCCGGGGATTCCGTGCGGGCCTGCGGGTGGGGCGTGCCCGGCGCCTGGGCCTCCGCCTGGGGCTGCTGGTGGGGCGTGTCCGGCGCCTGGGCCTGTGGGCGGGGCGTGTCCTGCGCCTCGGCCTGCGGGTGCGCCGTGTCCGGCGCCTGGGCCGCGCCGTGGGGATGCGTGTCCCGGGGGTGGGCCGCTGGCGGGGTCGGCGCGGGTTGCGGGGTGGGGGGCAGGAGGGTGGGACGGTCGGTGGTGGGCGGGGCCGGGGGTGTGCGGGGGCCCTCCACCAGTACCGACGGGGTCGGTTCGAGGAGGTTGGGGACCTCCGCCGGGGGCGGGGCCGTCCTGCGGGTGTGGTGCTCGGTCATCGGAAGAGCCGCCTCCATGTCTCCGGGCCCGGGTGGCCGTCGGCCGCGCCGCCGCGCCAGCCCTGGGCGCGCTGGAAGTCCTGGACGTTGCGCCGGTCCGCCTCGCTCCAGGTGCGGCTCGGGCCGGTGCCGTAGTGCCTGCCGTAGCCCAGCCGCACGAGTCGGCGGCCGAGCGTCTCGACGTGCTGGTTCGACTGGCCGGGCCGGAAGTGGGCCCGCCCCGGGTACGGCGGCGGGGACTGGCCGGTCAGGGGTGGGATGTCGCTGCCCGCACCGGTGGTGAGCAGCCGCCAGGTGTGCGGCCCCGGCAGCCCGTTCGCCTCCGTCCCGCGCCAGCCCTGCGCCCGCTGGAACGCCGCCGTCGCCCTGCGGTCCGCCTCCGTCCAGACCGGGCCGGGACCCGTCTCGTAGAACCGGGCGCCGCCGCGCTGGGCGAGCAGCCGGCCCAGGCGGGCGACGTGCTCGCCCACCGCGCCGGGGCCGAAGTGCCCGGCTCCGGGGTACGCCGTGGAGGAGGGGGCGCCGGCCGACAGGGCGCCGGCCGCGGTGGCGCCGGCCGGGGCCGGGTCGGCGCCGGCCGCCGGGGCGTCCGCCGTGGCGCCCTCCTCGACGAGCCCGAGGTACCGGTAGCCCACGTACCGGTCGGAGTTCGTCCAGTAGGCCAGCGGGGTCGGCTGCTTGCGGGCGTGCGGCTTCGTCTGCTCGTACGCCAGGTAGTGGGTGCGCCGGTCGTCGGTCCAGCCGCCGAACAGCGTGACGTGGGAGCCCGTCGTCGGATTGTCGGGGTTGTGGAACAGCAGCATGTCGCCCGGCTGGAGGTCCGCCCAGGCGATCTTGTTCGCGTACTGGTGGAGGCTGCCGGTCCACTCGTTCGCGGGCAGCTTCCACGCCATGGAGACGTAGCCGGAGCAGTCCTGGCGGTAGCCGTCCGTCCAGTACTTCGCCATCGAGTACGGGACCTTCTCGGCGACCCACCGCTCGGCGCGGGCCATGATCTCGGCTCGGGTGACCTGGGGCAGCGTCGCCGAGAGCGACCCGGCCGCCGGGCCCGCGAGCGGTCGGCCGTGCAGGCCGGCCGTACCGCCCTGGGGGTTGCCGGACGGCTCGTCCGTGTCCGGCCCGGCCGGGCCCGCCGGATGCGGGGCGCCCGGCGGGTGCGGGGCGCCGACCGCCGCCGGCGCGCCGCCGCCCAGGACGACGCCCGCCGCGGTGAACAGGACCAGGGCGCGCCGCGCTCCGTGCGCCGCGGGGTGCCCGCCCTCCCGGACGGCCCGGCGCAGGGCGGACTCCCGCCGCCGGTGGGCGCATCCGGGACAGGGGCAGTCGGCGGCGGGTTCGTACTCCTCGAAGACCGGAACGGGCATGCGGTTCCCCTCGACACTCGACGAAATCTCTCCGCGCATACCGCATTTTGACCGTCAAAGGGGAAAAAACGACCATCCGACAGGCCCGGCGAGCCGGGAATTTCTCGGCCGGGCGGGCGGGCGGTCCTGAGCACTCCCCGGCGTCGGGTAAAGTTGTGCAGGTCAGCAGGCGCCGCTAGCTCAGTTGGTTAGAGCAGCTGACTCTTAATCAGCGGGTCCGGGGTTCGAGTCCCTGGCGGCGCACAGACGGAGGAAGCCCCTCGCGAAAGCGGGGGGCTTCTTCGTGTGCGCGCCCGGCCCCCGTGGGTCCGGGCGCGGGCGGTCTCCGGGCACGGGCGGGGGCGCGGGTGGGGCGCGGACGCGCGGGGCCGGGCGGCCCGGCGACCGGGTCAGTCGGTGCGCTCGCCACGGCGGCGGCGCGCCGCGGCGCGCACCGCGACGGCGACGGCGGCCACCGCCGCGAGGACCAGGCCGACCACCGAATGCGGGGTGCCGGGTCCCTGGCCGGCGACGCTCGGCACGTCCGCGAGCGGCAGCGTGAAGCCCCCGTCGCCCACCCGGACGGGGGCGCGGGGGCCGGTCGGCGACAGGCTCTCGGAGACGAGGCCGACCGGGTGCGGGTCGCTCGCGCGGTCACCGCATGCCGCGGCTCGCGGGTGCGCGGCGGGTGCCGCCACGGCCGCGCCGCCGCGCGGGGTGCCGCCCTCGCCTCCGGCGCCGCCCGGCGGCTCGGCATACGGGGAGTACGGGACGTGCGGGGAGTACGGGGTGAGCGTGCGGGGGGTGGCCGCCCCGTCCGGGTCGGCCGGGCCCACCGGGGCCGTCCGGCCCGCCGGGCCTTCCGTGTCCGCGCAGCCGTCGGCGCGCGCACCCGTGGCTCCGCCCGGCCCGCCCGATCCGACCGGTCCGCCGGCCCCGGCCGCCCCGCCCGCCGGAAGGCCCCCCGCCAGGGCCGGGCCCGCCGCCGGTCCGAGGGCGAGGACGGCCGCGGCCACCGCCGCGCGGAGAGCAACCACACCTCGACGCATCGTGAACCTCCTCGGAGGAAGATTCACCCGGATCGCCGCGCCCCGCATCCGCAGCGACCGCCCGAAACGCCCCCTACCAGCCGGTAGGGGGCGTCGGACCTGCGGTCTTCGCCGGTCAGACCCGATCGACCAGATCGGCGATGGAGTCCACGACCGACGACGGCCTGAACGGGTAGCGGTCCACGTCCCCCGGCGAGGTCAGTCCGGTCAGGACGAGGAAGGTCTCCATCCCCGCCTCCAGACCCGCCAGCACGTCGGTGTCCATCCGGTCGCCGATCATCGCGCTGGTCTCGGAGTGCGCGCCGATCGCGTTGAGGCCGGTGCGCATCATCAGCGGGTTCGGCTTGCCCGCGAAGTAGGGGTCGCGGCCGGTCGCCTTGGTGATGAGGGCCGCGACGGAGCCGGTCGCGGGGAGCGGGCCCTCGGTCGACGGGCCGGTCTCGTCCGGGTTGGTGCAGATGAAGCGGGCGCCGCCGTTGATGAGCCGGATCGCCTTGGTGAGCGCCTCGAAGCTGTACGTGCGGGTCTCGCCGAGGACGACGTAGTCCGGGTCGTGGTCGGTGAGGACGTACCCGATGTCGTGCAGGGCGGTCGTCAGGCCCGCCTCGCCGATGACGTACGCGGTGCCGCCGGGCCGCTGGTCGTCCAGGAACCGGGCGGTGGCCAGCGCCGACGTCCAGATGTTCTCGACCGGCACGTCGAGCCCCATGCGGTACAGGCGGGCGTGCAGGTCCCGGGCCGTGTAGATCGAGTTGTTGGTGAGGACCAGGAAGGGGCGTTCACGGTCCCGCAGCTTCCGGATGAAAGCGTCGGCGCCGGGGATCGGAACGCCCTCGTGGATGAGGACGCCGTCCATGTCGGTCAGCCAGGACTCGATCGGCTTGCGCTCTGCCATGGGGCGGGACTCCTGCCGTACAGATACCGCTTGCGTGCTGGGTGCGCCGCGACAGCGCTGTGGCGGCGCCCCCAGGGTAGTCACGTCGTACGGATCACGACCCCGCCGACCACCTGGTATCGCGGCTCCGGGCCCTGTCGAGGGGGAGCGCGAACGGCCCGCGGACGGGGGCGGGGCCCGGGGCGGATGGGGCCGGCGGCCGGGCGGGGTCCCGGCGGGGGCCAGGGGTCGGGAGCCGGGGTCGGGCCAGGGGCCGGAGGCAGGTGCGGGGCGGCGGGGGCCTGCGGGCGGGGGCCAGGGGGTCAGCGGCGGCGGTGGCGGGTGAGGGCCAGGGCGGCCGCCCCGGCGGCCAGGCAGCCGGCGGCGCCCGCCGCCAGGGGGAGGAGGCGGGGCGTGGCCCGGTGGCCCGTGCCGGCCAGCTCCCGCGACTCGGCCGGATGCGGGGACTGACCGGGCGGATACGGGGCCGGGGTCGGGGTCGGGGGCGAGGTCGGGGGCAGGGTCGCGGGGGGTGGTGAGGGCGGGGGCGTGAGCGGGTGCGGGGTGCCGGGCGGGGGCGGGGTCGCGGGCGACCGCCGGGGCGTGGGGGGCGGGGGCGCGGAGGGGGTCGCGGGTGGGTGGGCCGGCGGGGTCTCGGGCGGGCTCGCGGACGGGTGGGCCGGCGGGCTCGCGGACGGGTGGGCGGGCGGGCTCGCGGGCGGGTGGGCGGGGCCGGTGAGGGTGAAGCGGTACGGCGGGGAGGTGCCGACCCAGTCGCCGTCGTCGCCCCGGCGCTGCACCACCGCCGCGGTGGCCGTCACCTCGTCGGGGCCCGCGCCGGGGGCGAAGGCCAGGCGCACCGGGACGCGGAGCGTGCCGCCCGCCGGCACGGTGAAGCCGGCGAAGGCCGGGTCGGTGGCGTCGTCGAGGACGCCGACGACCTCCCGGTGGTCGGTGTGCTCGGGCCGTACGGGGCGCTCGGCGACACCGGGCGGGGCGGTGAAGGCCATGCGGACCTGCGCCGGCACGAGCCGGCCCGACCGGTCGGTGAGGACGACGACGGGGTGGATGCCCCGGCACGGCCGCAGGGTGGTGTTGGTCAGCTCCACGTACCAGGTGCGGGGCGGGGCCCCCGGTTCGTACGCCGCGGGGCCGCCGGTGATGCGCGTACGGAGCGGGAACGCCGTCATGCCCCGGTCGCCGCAGCTCGGCTCCGGGTGCGCCGCCGCGTCGGCGGGCGGGGCCGGGGGCGTCCCGGCCCCGGCCGGCGGGGCGGCGAGGCGCGGGGCCAGGGACGGGGACGACGGGACGGCGACGGGCGCGGCGGCGAGCCCCACATCGGACGCGGGGGTGGGGGGGACCTGGGCGGCGGGTGGGGCCGCACGGGCGGGGGCGGGGCACGGGGACGTGAGGGCCGCGAGGGCCGCCAACGGGGCTGCGGCCAGGGCGGTGCGCACGCGCATGGGGGCTGCCTCCGCTGCTCGCCGGGCGGTCGTCCCCGGATGTCTTCCACCGGCGCGGCGCCCCTCCCGCGTACGCACGGCCGGGTCCGCCCGAACGGCCCACGCCACGGCCGACCCGGTCAGCGGCCGAACACCGGGGCCAGGACGAGCTGGGCCGCGCCCTCCGCCACCAGGTGGGGCGTGCCGGGGGCGAGCGCGGCCGGCACCTCGGGCCCGCCGGCCAGCCGGGCGCGCTCGGCCAGGGCGGCGCCCACGCCCCGTACGAACCGCTCCGGCGCCTTCGCCACCACCCGGCCGCCCAGCAGCACCCGGTCGATGTCGAGGAGCCCGGCCAGGTTCGCGACGCCCACGCCCAGTACGCGGGCGGCCCCGTCGAGGTCGCCGCGCGCGACGGCGGCCAGGCACAGGGCCTCCAGGCAGCCGCGCCCGCCGCAGCCGCAGGGCGCGCCGTCCAGCTGTACCGTCTGGTGGCCGAACTCCCCCGCCCCCGTCCGCGCGCCCCGGTACACCGCCCCGTCCAGCACGAGCCCGGCGCCCAGCCCCGTACCGGCGTGGACGTACGCGAACGAGGACCCGCCCGGCTCCCGCAGCGCCAGGGCCAGCGCCGCCGCGTTCGTGTCCTTGTCGACCGCCACGGGCGGCACCCCGGCGCCCGCGACCGCCCCGGCGCCCTCCCCCGGCCCCGCGCCTGCGCCGCCGCCCGCCTCCGTCGCGGCGACCGCGCCCGGCGGCCCACCGCCCGGCCCCGCCCCGCCCGTCGTCGGCCCACCGCCCGTGTCCGCGCCGCCTTCCGCCCGCTTCCCGGCCACCCTCCGCCCGGCGGCCGGCCGGCCGGGCGGGGCGCCGCCCGCGACACCCGCCCCGGCGCCCTCCACGCCGCCTTCAAGGGCCTCTCCCGAGCCGGCGTCGCGCAACGCGGCGCGCAGGGCGTCGCGCAGGGGGTAGCCGTCCCAGGCGGGGAAGCCCGTCACCCGGTGCGGCACCCCGGCCACGTGGTCGAGGGGGCCGGGCATGGCCACGCCCACACCCATGAGCGTCCCGCCGCCGCGCAGCGCGGCCACCTCGGCGGCGGCCACCGCCACCACGTGCGCGGGGCCCGCGCCCAGGTCCAGCGGGCCGGTGCGCACCGCCACGGTCACGCCCGCCAGGTCGACCAGCACGGCCGTGAGCCGGTCGCGGTCCAGGTGCAGGCCCACCGCGTGGGCGGCGCCCGGGACGAGGCGCAGCAGCGTCCGGGGCTTGCCGCCCGTGGCGGGCCCGCGCCCGGCGCCGGCGACGAGGCCCTCCTCCCGCAGCCGGGCCGCGATCTTGCTGACGGCCTGTGGGGTGAGCCCCGTCCGCTCGGCGAGCTCCAGGCGGCTCACCCCGTCTCCGCCCGCCGCGCGGAGCAGGCCGAGGACACGGGCGGTGTTGTGGCTGCGGAGGCCGGAGAGGTTCACGTTCC is a window encoding:
- a CDS encoding ROK family transcriptional regulator, giving the protein MRNVNLSGLRSHNTARVLGLLRAAGGDGVSRLELAERTGLTPQAVSKIAARLREEGLVAGAGRGPATGGKPRTLLRLVPGAAHAVGLHLDRDRLTAVLVDLAGVTVAVRTGPLDLGAGPAHVVAVAAAEVAALRGGGTLMGVGVAMPGPLDHVAGVPHRVTGFPAWDGYPLRDALRAALRDAGSGEALEGGVEGAGAGVAGGAPPGRPAAGRRVAGKRAEGGADTGGGPTTGGAGPGGGPPGAVAATEAGGGAGAGPGEGAGAVAGAGVPPVAVDKDTNAAALALALREPGGSSFAYVHAGTGLGAGLVLDGAVYRGARTGAGEFGHQTVQLDGAPCGCGGRGCLEALCLAAVARGDLDGAARVLGVGVANLAGLLDIDRVLLGGRVVAKAPERFVRGVGAALAERARLAGGPEVPAALAPGTPHLVAEGAAQLVLAPVFGR
- a CDS encoding HAD-IIA family hydrolase; amino-acid sequence: MAERKPIESWLTDMDGVLIHEGVPIPGADAFIRKLRDRERPFLVLTNNSIYTARDLHARLYRMGLDVPVENIWTSALATARFLDDQRPGGTAYVIGEAGLTTALHDIGYVLTDHDPDYVVLGETRTYSFEALTKAIRLINGGARFICTNPDETGPSTEGPLPATGSVAALITKATGRDPYFAGKPNPLMMRTGLNAIGAHSETSAMIGDRMDTDVLAGLEAGMETFLVLTGLTSPGDVDRYPFRPSSVVDSIADLVDRV